CATCCCTTGCAAAACTTTTGACATCATCAAGCATTTCCATCCTGAAATCTGTTTCATAGAACAGGAAAAACGAAAGAAGATCTCATTAGGTGCTCCCACATTATATGCCAGGGACATGGAAagattgaaagaaaatgaacaaattaccTTGGAGAAGCTGGATCTGTGTTGAATTACAATTGGATTGATTTGATTTGCATGCATTCCATTCACCATGGGGATCAACACTTGATGGAACTAAACTTTGATGGAACTGAGGGCCCAGGACAAATTAACCCATCATTCAAGGGATTATCCGAGGAGAATGAAATTATCATACATTGTCAGGAATAGAAGTTACCTGCCATGTATCGTAGGCTGCATTGAGCAGAAAGAGCGGGGTCTTAATGTTGTCGATCAAGTTCTCAGGGAAGAAGCACTAGGAAAAAGTAAgcaaatctcatttttttagcATCATTTCTCTTGCAATATCCGATTCATGggattaaataaaatcaagagaagACAGAATGTTACCGAAGTTGGATCGAAACGGCTGATACAAGTGCTTGGCAGGTTCTTTTCTACTCCCTAAAATTTCATACAAGTTCCATGATCAAAACTAAACCTTTCAAATTATAATCAAGAGTCGGAAAACACATATCCAAGAAGTGACAAAAGATTTAGAAACATTCTACTAAATAAAAGCCAAAGATTTTAAAGTCTTGAGACTAAAAAGAAGTTGATGGGTGTTACCTGTAAGCTAACTACACCAGCATAAAAATTCCTTATGGTGTGCCCACCAGCTGCATCGGTTCTAATATCCAAACAAAACCCTTAATGAGAACAATATTTTCAAGCCTATGAAGTTGCTATGCACTAATCGAATTTATTTGAACGATAATTAAGGATGGAAAATTACACATCAAGGAAGAACCCTGCATCACTCAGGCATTTCACTTTTGTAGTTTTAGGAAATAAATCGCCAAACTCATCGCAATGTAGTATAGACGCCAGGCCCCCAGCAGAGCATCCAGAAAGAAGAGCCTGAACCACATTTGTTTGTCTTAATAGAATAAcaagaaattcaaattgaaaagaTGAGCTTAGAGAATATGCCAAGTGCAAAACCTGATCAGCATTCTTCATCCCCTTTGACATTAACTCCTCCATACCAGCTTCAAAGATCCGTTGTCCTCGAAAATAAAGTCCAGCAGCCTGAGAACAGAATCAACAAACATCAGCTACAATTGGTTAATACTAACAATGAACAAAAAACCCCAAAGAACCCAACACATCACTTTCCCTTCTGATACAATTGCTTATCACTAAGAAAAATCAACTTCCCTGATTGTGGAAaggcaagtttttttttttttttggaacttcTAGAGGTTGCAGACAAAAACAGGAAatgattttctagaaaatatgAACGTGAATTTTTTCAAGAAATGGTATCTTAGTAAGTCCTACGTTTGAGTAGATGATAGGGTACCAATAATCATAGAATCCAATTACAGAAAGTCCAGTGGAAAGTAATGAATTATTAGGCTATCATCTGCTCATTacaatttttctaataataagaaaatttaaagctAGAGGATTTATATATTTAGCAGGCTGGTGTCCTAATCACAGCACCTCCATGGTGGAGTTCAGACTGACTAATCTTAAATGCcatgaaaaatatcaattttttagggAAAATTTATGATTGGCTGGCTAGATGCTTTCACCTACCTCATTTTGACCTTCCCCACTAAAAGATGCGCCATCACAGTACCTAAGTTCGACTCTGTTCCAGTTGAAAAAATCTGCACCAGAAAGGAGAAAAGGACCATGAATAAAATCTTAAGAGAATATAGAGTAAAAGCAACAAGCAGAGCCATTGCTGAAATGGGAATCAATAATTGGAGTCAGGACCAGGATTTTCTTCAGCTTTATTGCTTAGTATTCCCGTGAAGGCTAATGTCTTTTCCATGTATTTGGATGAACCCCGGCGAGTTGCTTTGCgaaaaacacaagattttatgtCATTACACCAACCCCCACCCTGCAATCAAGAAACCCAATTCAGTGTAGTCACAGGCTTCACCTCTAGAAgttcagattttttttctttctttcttcccatATAGAATTTTCAGGATTGTGAGAATGTCCTGCTCATCTTAAATCTAAAAGCTTGGATCCAATGCagtgaaagagaaagaaaattaattcatCTTGGGAACCCATCTACACACCTCCAATTGAATGAGCCAGCTGTTGGCACCTGATCCAAAACCCGGATGGAAATGATAACCAGGTAGAGTTCCATCCAAACAAACTGTAGCATTGGAAGTAGATGAAGTataagtagaaaaataataatagtggtaataataattaatgaagaTAGAGAAAGGAAGCAAAGAGAGTAGAAGACGtgaagaaatgaaaacaaaccAGCTCCTTTAGCAGCAGCTCCTGGAATGAGAGTGAGGTCCACCATGAGAGGATTTGGGGAGGGAGTCTCCTCCAAATCCAACAAACCTTGAAAATCATCTTCCCCCAAGACATACctatccataaaaaataaacaccacgcCACTGTTACCACCCCCACCGCCATAACCGACATCTTCATTTTTCTATGAAATGCCAAGGCCtcacttccatttttaattgttgttatttctttcttttccttttctagcCCCAAATTTTTGGTCTTTGGATATATTAgtaaattgaatatataaagttaataataattattacaaggaaaagaatatataaatataggaaaaaaaaaattaaaccttcGAGCCaagtaattaaatttctttcctGCTTCATATTGAATGATGGTTCAAATTGAAAATACTCCATTGGTCAAACCTATCACTAAAATtaggtatataaaaaaaacaaaacattaatAAGTCATTTAGAGAATatacaacaataataaattaatataaggTTGTATGGTGtgatattaaaaaacaatatcccCAATATAGTGGGTGGGTTATCTTCAATCTTGAAGATGGTTAAGACAAAATGTTTCATCCATATTTCTATTctgttgaaatttgaagaagAAGCGTACGacaattttgttctattttatggatgataACTTCATTTAACATGTTAGTATTCATAGTCTTCCTTCTTACCATCCGTCTCTAAAGACTTTGAatgctttttttaaatatcaatttttcaatttcaatgaaTAAATTGGGTGTTGAAGCTTTAGAAACTTCATTCAATAACCTTTGTTTGTGATTTAAAAACCTATAACTCATTTGAGACTCATAATCTTaaattgagaacaaaaataataaaatcctctcataaaattactaaaaacaaaacaaaaatcaattcttCCAAACAAAGTgttcatgtatatatatacacctaGGGCTAACATGTATAACCCAATTGAGACATTGTGGAATAGGCCAAACTTCTCTTCATATCTTTTTGAGCAATAGTTAAAGTACCtcctaataatattattattatacctATCAAATATATTAGATTCATTATGTAAGGTATGActatgaaaaaaggaaaaagacgaGTTGCAAGAAAATTTTTTGCTAATATCCACGCcgagaaattaaaaacataaacccAGTAGCCCAAACAAGATGTCCAAATAAGAACCATTTACGCTCAAACTTATAAACTATTCATATCAAAAAGGTTCTACCCATTGATAAGTTCTAAAGAATTTAACCATAGAAAGTTGGATCTACATTGGATCTCACTTGAATTACCACATCTATCCTCCTGAATGGTTTGGTTTCAAACCCTGATTTGAATGGGAGGAGTACACCATGTTAATTTGCCTTGGACAAGTTCTAAAGAATTTAACCATAGAAAGTTGGATTTACATTGGATTTCACTTGAATTACCCCATCTATCCTCTTAAACGGTTTGGTTTCAAACCCTAATTTGAATGGGAGGAGTACACCATGTTAATGTGCCTTGGATGATCCACATCTCAAGGTCAAACGCTCATGAGCACATTGAACTATCCATGTGGCTATTCATAGATATACTTCGAATATATGGAATAAAACATATTCATATAGATCTgatttaattcattattaagtatcaattttaaacttgaCTGGTCATATGAAATATAGGATTTCTCTAAgttaattgttaaaaaaaaaaaaaaaaaaagccttagctgcaaaataatgaaaaatgaaaggaaaaggtaatgaaaataaaataaagtaaaaagaaaaattggaattgGGAAACCTAAGAAATAAAAGGTGTTCCGCAAATGATAGGGTAACTAAATAACGttacaagtaaataaataaaaaattaatgattggtTTCCTTTATTGACttatattatgttgttaaaaattatatttttaattagcttttaaaaactattatatattttataaaacttattattatttttgtttggaaagATAGAAAATACCATCcaaattaactaaaataattccatataaaagaaaaatatataatatatcaaattattcaatcacggaaaaaatataaaagaaaaatatgttttgttctaaaaatatttttttttaaattaaaacaattaaaatctcaatagaaattttttcttcattttggtaaattttatatcaaaatcttaatatttttaaaacaatgttataattttcttaataaaatttaattttttttaaataaataatataaatgagcaataaatttttttattcaataattatctataatataataagtgttattattatttaattaaatataaaagtataaaggatttaaatatctcaaaatgaatgaaaatcacTATTACGagtaaaatatttcatgtaatctttttaaaaaaaaattaatttatttaattgaagaaatgaaagataggttaggataataataataataataataataataaatataactattaaatatattttatttattttctcaaaacacattcaaatatgatttaaaacacttcaaatttattattaaaaaaaaaaacctaatttgtGAAAAAGTTCCTAACAAACCGTAATTGTCCTTCATCTTAATTTCAAATCCCAAATCGAAAAAACAATCTGTGATGATCTCCAATCATAACCAGACTTTTCTTCATACACATTATAAATAAGCCAAAATCTATGGTTGAGACTGATAAAAATCATATGTTGTGTTGGAAG
Above is a genomic segment from Vitis riparia cultivar Riparia Gloire de Montpellier isolate 1030 chromosome 7, EGFV_Vit.rip_1.0, whole genome shotgun sequence containing:
- the LOC117918286 gene encoding pectin acetylesterase 3-like, with translation MAVGVVTVAWCLFFMDRYVLGEDDFQGLLDLEETPSPNPLMVDLTLIPGAAAKGAVCLDGTLPGYHFHPGFGSGANSWLIQLEGGGWCNDIKSCVFRKATRRGSSKYMEKTLAFTGILSNKAEENPDFFNWNRVELRYCDGASFSGEGQNEAAGLYFRGQRIFEAGMEELMSKGMKNADQALLSGCSAGGLASILHCDEFGDLFPKTTKVKCLSDAGFFLDVTDAAGGHTIRNFYAGVVSLQGVEKNLPSTCISRFDPTSCFFPENLIDNIKTPLFLLNAAYDTWQFHQSLVPSSVDPHGEWNACKSNQSNCNSTQIQLLQDFRMEMLDDVKSFARDDQNGLFINSCFVHCQTERQDTWFADDSPLFGKKKIAESVGDWYFDRRPVKAIDCPYPCDTTCHNQVFK